In the genome of Helicobacter kayseriensis, one region contains:
- the nrfH gene encoding cytochrome c nitrite reductase small subunit, producing the protein MSDKKSLSTLYLIFIFFAVFVVSGGIYTFYNANGFSYLSNDSKACNNCHIMNEVYADYMSGPHSKEIGGKPRATCAECHLPHEFLPKWIAKAQSGLSHAYAFTFKLESLPENLSATPKSKKIIQQTCIDCHSGFAENAINATTTPQHSNKDALSCVSCHKDVGHKRDF; encoded by the coding sequence ATGTCAGATAAAAAGTCTCTCTCAACACTTTATTTGATTTTTATCTTTTTTGCCGTTTTTGTTGTATCTGGAGGGATCTATACTTTTTATAATGCAAATGGATTCTCATATCTTAGTAATGATTCAAAAGCGTGCAATAACTGTCATATTATGAATGAAGTGTATGCAGATTATATGAGCGGGCCTCATAGCAAAGAGATTGGAGGAAAACCTAGGGCAACCTGTGCAGAATGTCATCTTCCGCATGAGTTTCTTCCAAAATGGATTGCTAAGGCGCAAAGTGGTCTAAGTCATGCTTATGCCTTTACCTTCAAGCTTGAGAGTTTGCCAGAAAATTTAAGCGCAACTCCAAAAAGCAAAAAGATCATTCAGCAAACTTGTATTGATTGTCATTCTGGTTTTGCAGAAAATGCAATTAACGCAACAACAACTCCACAACATTCCAACAAGGATGCATTAAGCTGTGTTTCTTGTCATAAAGATGTGGGACATAAAAGAGATTTTTAA